In the genome of Leishmania panamensis strain MHOM/PA/94/PSC-1 chromosome 17 sequence, one region contains:
- a CDS encoding receptor-type adenylate cyclase, putative (TriTrypDB/GeneDB-style sysID: LpmP.17.0100), translating to MACWTLAATTCRRTCCVGAGAGLRLVALAVLAVVAAALSAAPPALAVDGNGGGSNDSVYLLNAMYSLDPFMANDAKALWLGIDAALYASGYKTANGRPIKIVDPDPKVDPSNITAVVRKALEDYPTLLGVIGPFLDPLMWSVLETAAFRDMNLMFLGPFTGSSAVRVWSDSVYYMRAEPRTEITVMLTHILKTIRARRTAFMYLTGVQFGDSEYQMVRAVFASFSLEPPALYSAPHSMTDSAVDMTAFDAMANTYPQVIILWGMPGRQVAEFLRVALTDPRTSSAYIMTCFPLQKIAFQVYYDLAMAGKLTPVDGQLMSSANTLPVSYANVQHVELFRAEMGKYMEQTGRVDESLWADEAKAVREYGSGGHEPPSSDSAADVRRFFNEHPSSTQLMFAGWLPGKVIMQTLDQPLWITDRRAYVTGLFDQNRYIISEDYVLGDYGAPCTPVAAFLGAVCYCNQGGRAAILQQLHKASWTFSSRSAFNYAQSVCYLKNIAVSKPLSALTLNFSDFPKLTAAAARMRTVIQNAVGGSVLDFSAFNPAMLNATQATGQGILDRELLNYTVDVITGPLLRTIDVNGTLVISPVFNRPNIVVSKSNYLFLMPTLEQEMYVLYSRMAVVTAVTSISAGVNLVLHEYSSASVRDITALGVKTAATFNLPDPSTAGISPGASVATSLAPDKINFVLGITEDDVGVIVRFLVANPSAIAVISFCDLAHSYDSLVAAFSVMPTSVQARLMSFTSLPLWSDTSESALEASPLMRLFTTIFPDPASHTPSLLRNFLSIAFIQAVAYEKGGVVNSTSLQERVYTHGTINAHSMSLGPFQWSCTTTASGDDCIYENYGAQSIVMLSVQRMLDPRVPPLTAPMTPSLVYRPRVASSALTPAERNGIIAGVVLLVVASIAAAGLLLYCCMDNRDNDAAPKDDDEPVTLVFTDIESSTALWAVLPQLMADAIVAHHRVIRQLIVKHGCYEVKTVGDSFMIACKSAHSAVRLACEIQTKLLGHDWGTVSIDAAYREFELARADADDDYVPPTARLSEEEYAAVWCGLRVRVGVHTGLCDIRYDEVTKGYDYYGDTPNMAARTEAIANGGQVVATETAWWALSNEERAGAAHTAMGRQGLRGVPFAVEMFQVDAVPGRRHAALRTEIEAILPDETATETASSAAGALLSSVGTMSGPAAGIALVLTSCFAPYPVAQRVRELQPLLSKWGVGAPPRSRAVSEEDYCQGLMNRLALRIATVSQARQRMGKGGAVVAGDMPDVDAGGALNPLVGGGGCGAGGAAPRPSGMTAPPRSEEPSAMRESRLFRRTPLGVLPASRAPASKKESCSASTIGWRDDVMPFTGPASRRASEERNARRASGSMSDEVIVVRMPRGLGWPRHPNMVEPCSGHAGGEARLE from the coding sequence ATGGCGTGCTGGACGCTGGCTGCCACCACTTGCCGGCGCACTTGCTGTGTGGGCGCGGGTGCCGGTTTGCGGCTCGTGGCCCTTGCTGTGctcgcagtggtggcggcggccctcagcgctgcgccgcctgcactgGCTGtcgacggcaacggcggcggctccaACGACTCGGTGTACCTGCTCAACGCCATGTACTCTCTCGACCCGTTCATGGCGAACGATGCGAAGGCGCTGTGGCTGGGCATCGACGCCGCGCTGTACGCGTCTGGCTACAAGACTGCTAACGGGCGGCCGATTAAGATCGTGGACCCTGACCCGAAAGTCGACCCGTCCAACATAACGGCTGTCGTGAGGAAGGCGCTTGAGGACTACCCGACGCTGCTTGGCGTGATTGGGCCCTTCTTGGACCCGCTCATGTGGAGCGTGCTGGAGACTGCTGCGTTTCGGGATATGAACTTGATGTTCCTGGGCCCGTTCACGGGGTCGAGtgcggtgcgcgtgtggagtGACAGTGTGTACTACATGCGTGCGGAGCCGCGGACGGAGATTACAGTGATGCTGACGCACATCCTGAAGACGATTCGCGCGCGCCGCACTGCGTTCATGTACCTGACGGGTGTGCAGTTCGGCGACTCGGAGTACCAGATGGTAAGGGCGGTGttcgcctctttctcgctcgAGCCGCCAGCACTGTACTCCGCGCCACACTCGATGACGGACTCTGCTGTGGACATGACGGCCTTCGATGCGATGGCGAACACGTACCCGCAGGTGATCATTCTGTGGGGGATGCCCGGGAGGCAGGTTGCGGAGTTCCTGCGGGTCGCGCTGACGGACCCGCGCACATCGTCGGCGTACATCATGACGTGCTTCCCGCTGCAGAAGATCGCGTTTCAGGTGTACTACGACCTTGCGATGGCCGGGAAGCTGACGCCTGTGGACGGACAGCTCATGTCGAGCGCCAACACACTTCCCGTCTCTTATGCCAATGTGCAGCACGTTGAACTGTTCCGTGCCGAGATGGGGAAGTACATGGAGCAGACCGGCCGCGTCGACGAGAGCCTGTGGGCTGACGAGGCAAAGGCTGTGCGGGAGTACGGGTCGGGGGGGCATGAGCCACCGTCGTCGGACTCTGCCGCGGACGTGAGGAGGTTCTTCAACGAGCAcccgagcagcacgcagctGATGTTTGCTGGGTGGCTTCCCGGGAAGGTGATCATGCAGACGCTGGATCAGCCGCTCTGGATCACGGATCGAAGGGCGTACGTGACGGGGCTCTTTGATCAAAACCGATATATCATTTCTGAGGATTATGTGCTTGGCGACTACGGCGCTCCCTGCACTCCCGTTGCCGCGTTTCTCGGTGCTGTGTGCTACTGCAACCAGGGCGGGCGCGCCGCTATTCTCCAACAGCTACACAAGGCGTCGTGGACGTTCTCGTCCCGATCCGCCTTTAACTACGCGCAGTCCGTCTGCTACTTGAAAAACATCGCGGTGTCGAAGCCGCTGAGCGCTCTGACACTGAACTTCTCCGACTTCCCGAAGctgacggctgctgctgcacggatGAGGACGGTAATTCAAAATGCAGTCGGCGGAAGCGTTTTGGACTTTTCCGCGTTCAACCCGGCGATGCTGAACGCGACGCAAGCGACGGGGCAGGGTATTCTTGACCGGGAGCTCTTGAACTACACTGTGGATGTGATCACCGGTCCGCTGCTTCGAACCATTGACGTGAACGGCACGCTGGTGATCTCTCCCGTGTTCAATCGGCCGAACATAGTGGTGTCGAAGTCGAACTACCTGTTCCTGATGCCGACACTGGAGCAGGAGATGTACGTCCTCTACTCGAGGATGGCAGTCGTGACTGCCGTGACGTCGATCAGCGCAGGTGTGAACCTTGTGCTGCACGagtacagcagcgcgagcgtGCGTGACATCACAGCACTGGGGGTGAAGACGGCCGCCACGTTCAACCTCCCCGACCCCTCCACCGCGGGCATCTCGCCGGGGGCGTCTGTGGCGACTTCGCTTGCACCTGATAAGATCAACTTTGTTCTTGGGATCACGGAGGACGACGTGGGCGTGATCGTCAGATTCCTTGTTGCGAACCCATCGGCAATCGCGGTTATTTCGTTTTGCGACCTCGCACATAGCTACGACAGCCTCGTCGCTGCCTTCTCCGTGATGCCTACCTCTGTGCAGGCGCGTCTGATGTCATTCACCAGCCTGCCGCTGTGGAGTGACACGTCGGAGAGCGCACTCGAAGCGAGTCCGCTGATGAGGCTCTTCACCACCATTTTCCCGGACCCGGCAAGCCACACGCCGTCCCTGCTGCGCAACTTCTTATCCATCGCATTCATCCAGGCTGTAGCGTATGAGAAAGGAGGCGTTGTTAACTCCACCTCACTGCAGGAGAGAGTCTACACGCATGGCACCATCAACGCGCACAGTATGTCCCTGGGCCCCTTTCAGTGGAGCTGCACCACGACGGCGAGTGGTGATGACTGCATATACGAAAACTACGGCGCGCAGAGCATTGTGATGCTCTCCGTGCAGAGGATGCTGGACCCGcgggtgccgccgctgacggctCCGATGACGCCGTCATTGGTGTACAGGCCTCGCGTGGCGTCGAGTGCGCTGACGCCTGCGGAGCGCAACGGCATCATTGCCGGCGTCGTGCTGCTTGTTGTCGCGTCAATTGCAGCTGCTGGGCTGCTCCTGTACTGCTGCATGGACAACCGGGACAACGACGCGGCGCCGAAGGACGATGACGAGCCGGTGACGCTGGTCTTCACGGACATCgagagcagcactgcgctGTGGgccgtgctgccgcagctgatgGCTGACGCGATTGTGGCGCACCACCGCGTGATCCGGCAGCTGATTGTGAAGCACGGGTGCTACGAGGTGAAGACGGTCGGCGACTCGTTCATGATTGCGTGCAAGAGCGCGCACAGCGCTGTGAGGCTTGCGTGCGAGATCCAGACGAAGCTGCTGGGGCACGACTGGGGGACGGTGTCCATCGACGCTGCGTACCGCGAGTTCGAGCTTGCGCGCGCGGACGCTGATGACGACTACGTGCCGCCGACTGCGCggctgagcgaggaggagtacGCCGCGGTGTGGTGCgggctgcgcgtgcgcgtgggggTCCACACCGGGCTGTGCGACATCCGGTACGACGAGGTGACGAAGGGGTACGACTACTACGGCGACACGCCGAACATGGCTGCGCGCACGGAGGCTATTGCGAATGGCGGGCAGGTTGTCGCGACGGAGACGGCGTGGTGGGCGCTGTCGAACGAGGAGCGCGCGGGTGCTGCGCACACCGCGATGGGACGGCAGGGGCTGCGCGGTGTGCCGTTCGCGGTGGAGATGTTCCAGGTGGACGCTGTGCCTGGGCGCCGtcacgctgcgctgcgcacggaGATCGAGGCGATCCTGCCGGACGAGACGGCGACGGAGACGGCCTcgagtgctgctggtgcgctgctgtcgtctgTGGGCACGATGAGCggccctgctgctggcatCGCCTTGGTGCTGACGAGCTGCTTTGCGCCGTACCCCGTAgcgcagcgtgtgcgcgagctgcagccgctgctgagcaagTGGGGCGttggtgcgccgccgcggagcCGTGCtgtgagcgaggaggactaCTGCCAGGGGCTGATGAACCGCCTAGCGCTTCGGATTGCGACGGTGTCGCAGGCCCGCCAGCGGATGGGCAAGGGCGGggccgtggtggcgggcGACATGCCGGACGTTGACGCTGGTGGGGCGCTGAACCCGCTTGTGGGCGGgggtggctgtggcgcgggcggcgcggcgccgcggcctTCGGGGatgacagcgccgccgcgctccGAGGAGCCGTCCGCGATGCGTGAGTCACGCCTGTTCCGGAGGACGCCGCTGGGGGTGCTTCCGGCCTCGAGGGCGCCGGCGAGCAAGaaggagagctgcagcgcgagcacGATTGGGTGGCGGGATGACGTGATGCCGTTCACCGGTCCCGCGTCACGGCGCGCATCAGAGGAGCGCAATGCGCGCAGGGCGAGCGGGAGCATGTCTGACGAGGTGATCGTCGTGCGAATGCCGAGGGGCCTCGGGTGGCCCCGCCACCCCAACATGGTGGAGCCGTGTTCGGGGCATGCGGGCGGTGAGGCTAGGCTGGAGTAG
- a CDS encoding receptor-type adenylate cyclase b (TriTrypDB/GeneDB-style sysID: LpmP.17.0110~partially sequenced multicopy gene) → MHAGTPHPRRICGRGAGGVAGGLKRLHTYRRSPLLAAALLIVGALTLAVFTAPTAWAAGAGILSEEPVYLLNAMYSMTDYMASYAEALWLGIDAALYNAGYTAAGGRPIRIIDPDPDVNRADIVAVVTKALKDYPTLLGVIGPYSDTRLAALLSSPVIQSSGLMLLGPFTGSSAVRAWNENVYFMRAEPRAELLAIVKHVANTIRGRRTAFMYLTGVDFGEREYEDIVALMTPLGLEPPALYSAPHSMTDFAVDMTAFDAMANTYPHVIILWGMPGRQVAEFLRVALTDPRTSSAYIMTCFPLQKIAFQVYYDLAMAEKLTPVDGQLMSSATSFPLTQPNTTHIPAFRAEMGKYMEQTGRVDESLWADEAKAVREYGSGGHEPPSSDSAADVRRFFNEHPNAANLMLTGWIFGSVIMQTFAEEEWIVDRTAYQGYAFEQRRYIIGGDYVLGDYGAPCNPVAAFLGAVCYCNQGGRAAIVSKLDSATWNTIEESGFNYAQNDCYSTHTSLPRPLHFLTLVFTDDPTLAVAGLDLNVAISALVRYLKYTEHPVSVTTLNVQRTTAQALLDHQLLNYTADVVAGAITKGMRVDGYLVPAPVYPRPHLVEPMRNYVYLMPTLEQQMFLLYENLATLRRVTSIGSGVRVVLHGYADDEASSITAVLYKSAATFNYNNPSVVMVPSTKTVGSALVRRQINFVLAVTAADVADVVDFLIADKSAIVVMVFDDLALHYTALVTALSSTPASVQARVITFTNLPLWSDTS, encoded by the coding sequence ATGCACGCGGGCACACCTCATCCGCGCCGTATTTGCgggcgcggcgcaggtggtgtGGCCGGCGGTCTGAAGCGGCTGCACACGTACCGACGCTCGCCACTCCTGGCTGCCGCTTTGCTGATTGTCGGCGCGCTGACGCTCGCTGTGTTCACAGCGCCTACGGCGTGGGCTGCGGGTGCGGGCATCTTGTCGGAAGAACCTGTGTACCTGCTGAACGCCATGTACTCGATGACGGACTACATGGCGAGCTATGCAGAGGCGCTGTGGCTGGGCATCGACGCCGCGCTCTACAACGCCGGCTacactgcagctggcggccGTCCCATCAGGATCATCGACCCCGACCCGGATGTGAACCGGGCGGACATCGTAGCCGTGGTGACGAAGGCGCTGAAGGACTACCCGACGCTGCTTGGCGTGATTGGGCCGTACTCTGACACGCGCCTTGCTGCATTGCTGAGCAGCCCTGTGATCCAGAGCAGCGGGCTGATGCTCCTGGGCCCGTTCACGGGGTCGAGTGCAGTGCGCGCGTGGAACGAGAACGTGTACTTCATGCGTGCGGAGCCACGTGCGGAGCTCCTGGCGATCGTGAAGCACGTGGCCAACACAATCCGTGGTCGCCGCACTGCGTTCATGTACCTGACGGGCGTGGACTTTGGAGAACGCGAGTACGAGGATATTGTGGCGCTCATGACGCCGCTGGGACTCGAGCCGCCAGCACTGTACTCCGCGCCGCACTCGATGACGGACTTTGCTGTGGACATGACGGCCTTCGATGCGATGGCGAACACGTACCCGCATGTGATCATTCTGTGGGGGATGCCCGGGAGGCAGGTTGCGGAGTTCCTGCGGGTCGCGCTGACGGACCCGCGCACATCGTCGGCGTACATCATGACGTGCTTCCCGCTGCAGAAGATCGCGTTTCAGGTGTACTACGACCTTGCGATGGCCGAGAAGCTGACGCCTGTGGACGGACAGCTCATGTCGAGCGCCACATCCTTTCCGCTGACACAGCCAAACACAACGCACATTCCAGCGTTCCGTGCCGAGATGGGGAAGTACATGGAGCAGACCGGCCGCGTCGACGAGAGCCTGTGGGCTGACGAGGCAAAGGCTGTGCGGGAGTACGGCTCGGGGGGGCATGAGCCACCGTCGTCGGACTCTGCCGCGGACGTGAGGAGGTTCTTCAACGAGCACCCGAACGCAGCGAACCTGATGCTGACTGGATGGATTTTCGGCTCGGTGATCATGCAGACATTTGCTGAGGAGGAGTGGATCGTGGACAGGACTGCCTACCAAGGGTATGCGTTCGAGCAGAGGCGCTACATAATTGGCGGGGACTATGTGCTTGGCGACTACGGCGCTCCCTGCAACCCCGTTGCCGCGTTTCTCGGTGCTGTGTGCTACTGCAACCAGGGCGGGCGTGCGGCAATTGTTTCGAAGCTTGATAGCGCTACGTGGAACACCATTGAGGAGTCCGGCTTCAACTACGCGCAGAACGACTGCTACTCTACCCACACGAGCTTGCCGCGGCCACTGCACTTTCTGACGCTGGTCTTCACGGACGATCCAACGCTCGCAGTGGCGGGGTTAGACTTGAACGTTGCCATTTCAGCACTTGTCCGCTACCTGAAGTATACAGAGCACCCGGTGAGTGTGACCACATTGAACGTCCAGCGGACTACcgcacaggcgctgctggatcATCAACTGCTGAACTACACGGCGGACGTTGTAGCGGGAGCGATAACGAAGGGTATGAGGGTTGATGGCTACTTGGTCCCTGCCCCCGTCTACCCCCGGCCACATCTAGTGGAGCCGATGCGGAACTACGTGTACCTGATGCCaacgctggagcagcagatgTTCCTGCTGTACGAGAACCTTGCGACTCTGAGGCGTGTGACGTCGATCGGCtctggcgtgcgtgtggttCTGCACGGCTACGCCGATGATGAGGCGTCGAGCATCACTGCTGTGCTGTACAAGTCTGCTGCGACGTTCAACTATAACAACCCCTCTGTGGTCATGGTGCCCTCCACGAAGACCGTGGGGAGTGCGCTTGTTCGCAGGCAGATCAACTTTGTGCTCGCGGTGACGGCTGCGGATGTCGCCGACGTTGTCGACTTTCTGATCGCGGACAAGTCTGCGATTGTCGTGATGGTCTTCGATGACTTGGCGCTTCATTACACCGCGCTTGTCACTGCCCTCTCGTCGACGCCAGCGTCTGTGCAGGCGCGTGTGATCACGTTCACTAACCTGCCGCTCTGGAGCGATACCTCGAG
- a CDS encoding hypothetical protein (TriTrypDB/GeneDB-style sysID: LpmP.17.0120): MNIFQSSSVGFRQGKSLADDATTLSALRYPIPASAPGDGGIRTPLSSGSGASAPAKQSADLPALLAAAQQTRPAAAKWDQKMFPSVPYYGILSRCEVHIDVSIGHDVPTPAWSTSAETGTSVETLLPSPATTMTCMAHIQRCLHDVAERFGAVYHLSTSAALSESVAAPLPPTQGGPSPAAFLHSPMTYGAYVQALHDSFRRLSELRQTCVSVGGAALGASPAAAADGMATHHTFYMRLLGHPSWKDLSALLCVEKGRLLVCLISSSRITQKYLTETCTAAGVGLDWFGGAALMAEPLRLSPGGVNPVWVVWDALVHLPLLSPSSAKREEKVEGRAGGAEDAADTLEDVSAGVREVLSKVVQAGTALSGFNISLISSMPFQGATRCNQVGRITEEAPVFAHEDHHPSSLLATAAAAATPSSLFPTVAKRPTRPAVVARRYVWRLIPSPPPSYLTPVSTSSSTSATLSLSCCAVLPFFMSKLLACLIEECGLISFTVRCGGPVEVTTHLGAPSGSTESTTSRAVGVRLVHSSAPSLLTLQQGPSSSSCLAFSRLSGAAWVDAETREGLSLGGFTTAFGQSDEDALSDAEEDTELEFELMTIRYEQRGRLKEVEEETNKTRVGAAAAVGKSIGRWPVKRARCDAAMTTEKDHNDAFIQPAQWGPSFAFAVAVKRLIAASDMAD; this comes from the coding sequence ATGAACATATTCCAGAGTAGCAGCGTTGGGTTTCGGCAGGGCAAGAGCCTCGCTGACGACGCCACTACCCTGTCGGCGCTGCGATACCCCATTCCAGCCTCTGCACCAGGTGACGGTGGCATTCGAACTCCGCTGTCGTCCggaagcggcgccagcgcccCCGCGAAGCAGTCAGCAGACCTTCCCGCGCTACTGGCGgccgcgcagcagacgcgccccgccgccgctaaGTGGGACCAGAAAATGTTTCCGTCAGTGCCGTACTACGGCATTCTCAGCCGCTGCGAGGTTCATATAGATGTATCCATCGGGCATGATGTGCCAACACCTGCCTGGTCGACGTCAGCCGAGACGGGGACGTCTGtagagacgctgctgcccagTCCAGCTACGACAATGACCTGTATGGCGCACATTCAGCGCTGTCTGCATGACGTCGCCGAGCGCTTTGGTGCTGTTTATCATCTCAGTACCTCTGCCGCACTCTCGGAGAGCgtagcagcaccgctgccgccgactCAAGGTGGTCCTTCGCCGGCTGCGTTTCTCCACTCACCGATGACTTACGGGGCATACGTCCAGGCACTACACGACTCATTCCGACGCCTCAGTGAGCTGCGGCAGACGTGCGTTTCTGTAGGCGGGGCTGCGTTAGGCGCCagccctgctgcagccgctgatgGTATGGCTACTCACCACACCTTCTATATGCGCCTTCTCGGCCATCCATCCTGGAAGGACCTCAGCGCGCTGCTTTGCGTGGAGAAGGGCCGCCTGCTCGTCTGCCtcatctcttcttctcggATAACACAGAAGTACTTGACAGAGACTtgtactgctgctggggtGGGCTTAGATTGGTTTGGCGGGGCAGCGCTCATGGCGGAGCCACTCCGACTGAGCCCTGGCGGTGTGAATCCAgtgtgggtggtgtgggATGCGCTGGTGCACCTACCACTACTTTCACCCTCTTCAGCCAAacgggaagagaaggtggaggggcgcgctggtggcgctgaagACGCTGCGGATACCCTGGAGGACGTTTCGGCAGGGGTGCGTGAGGTACTGAGCAAGGTGGTGCAAGCCGGCACCGCTCTCTCCGGCTTCAACATCTCGCTCATCTCTTCGATGCCTTTTCAAGGCGCTACGCGCTGCAATCAAGTCGGTCGGATCACCGAAGAGGCACCCGTGTTCGCTCACGAAGACCACCATCCATCATCTCTGTTGGctacagccgcagccgcagctactccttcttccctctttccaaCGGTGGCGAAGCGCCCCACGCGTCCTGCCGTTGTTGCCCGTCGCTACGTCTGGCGTCTCATTCCatccccaccaccatctTACCTGACCCCAGTTTCCACGTCGTCATCTACATCAGcaacgctgtcgctgtcgtgCTGTGCGGTCCTACCATTTTTCATGTCAAAGCTGCTTGCCTGTCTCATAGAGGAGTGCGGGCTCATTTCCTTTAcggtgcgctgcggtggcccGGTGGAGGTGACCACGCATCTTGGCGCTCCATCTGGGTCGACCGAATCTACCACGTCACGTGCAGTTGGGGTGCGGCtggtgcacagcagcgctccATCACTGCTCACCCTGCAACAGGGACCCAGTTCCTCTTCGTGCCTCGCGTTTAGTCGGTTGAGTGGTGCGGCCTGGGTCGACGCTGAGACGCGCGAGGGCCTGAGCCTCGGCGGGTTCACTACTGCCTTTGGCCAGTCGGACGAGGATGCCTTGAgcgacgcggaggaggacaccGAGCTCGAGTTCGAACTCATGACGATCCGCTACGAGCAGCGCGGTAGGCTGAaggaagtggaggaggagacgaaCAAGACAAGggtcggtgctgccgccgccgttggcaAGAGTATCGGCCGTTGGCCAGTTAAGCGCGCTCGATGCGATGCCGCTATGACCACGGAAAAGGACCACAACGATGCCTTTATTCAGCCAGCGCAGTGGGGGCCGTCGTTTGCCTTTGCTGTGGCAGTGAAGCGCCTCATCGCTGCCAGCGATATGGCGGATTGA
- a CDS encoding hypothetical protein (TriTrypDB/GeneDB-style sysID: LpmP.17.0130), which yields MGSSSGSGGSNRKSDGDRGGAGAQRRSPLDHALLPDSGVHARITSAHSLPRARETSVTATGRSSSSSQDAPLTRGNPAATSGEKSPPHPTTARFVISDSTPFLSAESSVPAEAAVHDVRDTAEYRAAWDLELWKAVQADRFRKELEKQRSSAFADLKQLVKRREKEALMALQQRTAAVTLREEAVQAEETRLAERQGRVADMEKDMRRMRQQLLDAQQRVEDEVRAQVRLANDTIAHRARLLEERVKAAEAQTRRADERQRQAQQEYLSLYEAFSRYRTQQLTSPTPGSGGITATAGGGTASSSLQVEQLRLQWEAEHQLQLDRQTQRHALDMAVAQQRCRELEDQNRRLTAALVRRREQLRRHVGDASPPSLPTSVSQRQLPQAGREGREVASGSGTAALPSSTSSFAAGAAATALLTPTHNTAAHCDFVEHTGRELQRLETERLSLVVGSSGALRETDAVIVRIDARIRELREQLAVVTSTA from the coding sequence ATGGGTAGtagtagcggcagcggtggcagcaacCGTAAAAGCGATGGCgacagaggcggtgcgggaGCGCAACGAAGGAGCCCCTTGGATCATGCCTTGCTCCCCGACAGCGGTGTTCACGCGCGCATCACGTCAGCACACAGCCTCCCACGAGCTCGAGAAACTTCCGTGACAGCCACAGgtcgcagctcctcgtcgtcgcaAGACGCTCCGTTGACGAGAGGGAATCCTGCGGCGACATCAGGCGAAAAGTCGCCCCCACATCCCACCACTGCACGCTTCGTCATCTCGGACAGtactcccttcctctccgcaGAGTCGTCAGTGCCAGCCGAAGCGGCAGTGCATGACGTTCGGGACACGGCCGAGTACCGTGCGGCATGGGACTTGGAGTTGTGGAAGGCTGTGCAAGCGGACCGCTTCCGCAAAGAGCTTGAAAAACAAAGGAGCTCTGCGTTTGCAGATCTCAAGCAACTTGTGAAGCGacgggagaaggaggcgttgatggcgctgcagcagcgcaccgcggCAGTGACGCTTCGcgaagaggcggtgcaggcagAAGAGACACGCttggcggagcggcaggggCGTGTGGCTGACATGGAGAAGGACATGCGGCgcatgcggcagcagctgctcgacgccCAGCAACGTGTTGAGGATGAAGTGCGGGCCCAGGTGCGACTAGCCAACGACACCATTGCTCACCGTGCGCGACTTCTGGAAGAAAGGGTGAAGGCAGCGGAAGCGCAGACGCGGCGTGCCGacgagcgacagcggcaggcgcagcaggagtACTTGTCCCTCTATGAGGCTTTCAGTCGATaccgcacgcagcagctgacgtCTCCCACCCCCGGTAGCGGAGGCATCACGGCCACTGCAGGAGGTGGGACTGCATCCTCATCTCTtcaggtggagcagctgcgccttcaGTGGGAGGCCGAGCACCAGTTGCAGCTAGACAGACAAACGCAGCGGCATGCGTTAGACATGGCtgtcgctcagcagcggtgccgtgaGCTAGAGGACCAGAACAGAAGACTGACTGCCGCACTAGTACGTCGACGGGAGCAGCTTCGCCGCCACGTAGGAGACGCCTCGCCACCATCTCTACCGACATCAGTTTCCCAGCGCCAGTTACCTCAGGCAGGCCGTGAGGGTCGTGAGGTGGCGTCGGGCAGTGGAACCGCTGCTCTGCCATCTTCCACCTCGTCCTTCGCGGCTGGGGCTGCGGCTACTGCGCTGCTTACACCGACACACAACACAGCAGCCCATTGCGATTTCGTGGAGCACACCGGCCGCGAGCTTCAGCGCCTGGAGACAGAGCGGTTGtcgctggtggtggggagcagcggcgcgttgCGTGAGACGGACGCAGTGATTGTGCGAATTGATGCCCGCATTCGCGAGTTACGAGAGCAGCTCGCTGTTGTCACGAGCACGGCATGA